In Panthera tigris isolate Pti1 chromosome C1, P.tigris_Pti1_mat1.1, whole genome shotgun sequence, the following proteins share a genomic window:
- the BCAS2 gene encoding pre-mRNA-splicing factor SPF27, with amino-acid sequence MTSAGVMNGPESAQTQKISASLRMAGTGLVAGEVVVDALPYFDQGYEAPGVREAAAALVEEETRRYRPTKNYLSYLTAPDYSAFETDIMRNEFERLAARQPIELLSMKRYELPAPSSGQKNDITAWQECVNNSMAQLEHQAVRIENLELMSQHGCNAWKVYNENLVHMIEHAQKELQKLRKHIQDLNWQRKNMQLTAGSKLREMESTWVSLVSKNYEIERTIVQLENEIFQMKQQHGEANKENIRQDF; translated from the exons ATGACGAGCGCAGGCGTAATGAACGGGCCTGAGTCTGCGCAGACTCAGAAAATTTCGGCAAGCCTAAGAATGGCGGGCACGGGTTTAGTCGCCGGAGAGGTTGTGGTAGACGCGCTGCCGTATTTTGACCAAGGTTACGAAGCGCCCGGTGTGCGGGAAGCG GCTGCAGCGCTGGTGGAGGAGGAAACCCGCAGATACCGACCTACTAAGAACTACCTGAGCTACCTGACAGCCCCGGATTATTCTGCTTTTGAG ACCGACATAAtgagaaatgaatttgaaagacTGGCTGCTCGACAACCAATAGAATTACTCAGTATGAAACG ATATGAACTTCCGGCCCCTTCCTCAGGTCAGAAAAATGACATTACTGCATGGCAAGAATGTGTAAACAATTCTATGGCACAGTTAGAGCATCAAGCGGTTCGAATCGAGAATCTGGAACTAATGTCACAGCATGGATGCAATGCCTGGAAAGTATATAATGA aAATCTAGTTCATATGATTGAACATGCACAGAAAGAGCTCCAGAAGTTAAG gAAACATATTCAAGATTTAAACTGGCAGCGAAAGAACATGCAGCTCACAGCTGGATCCAAATTAAGGGAAATGGAGTCAAC tTGGGTATCCCTCGTCAGCAAGAATTATGAGATTGAAAGGACTATCGtgcaattagaaaatgaaatctttcaaATGAAGCAGCAACACGGAgaggcaaacaaagaaaacatccGGCAAGACTTCTAA